In one Streptomyces sp. T12 genomic region, the following are encoded:
- a CDS encoding discoidin domain-containing protein: MPLLTRRSALRSAIAVALAPTLGSLTLPRLAPEAAAAVSWTAKWIWAPSSSANQWVAFRRSFTLGSAPSKAVTQIAADSKYWLWVNGTLVVFEGGLKRGPNRTDTYYDEIDLAPYLTSGTNTIALLVWYFGKQGFSHNSSGKGGLLFQSDITTGSTTTRLVSDTSWKHTVHPGYSNNTSGTQVNFRLPESNIFYDARAAAVVSGWRSPGFNDGGWTAPTDFGAAGAAPWNNLVQRPIPQFRYSGLKSYANASSLPSTGQGATAISATLPSNLQVTPFLKVDAPAGAVIGIQTDHYDDGAGLTGIEPGTQYNVRATYVCTGGVQEFEPLAWMSGTAVRYTIPAGVTILELKYRESGYDTDFAGSFSSSDAFLDTLWTKAARTMYVNMRDNYMDCPTRERAQWWGDVVNQLKEGFYTFDTRSHALGKKAIAQLAAWQKDSGALYSPVPTTIWTAELPVQMLASVWSFWTYYVYTGDASAVTGAYPAVKKYLNLWSLDADGLVNHRAGDWDWEDWGSNIDARALDNCWYYLALDTAAKLADLSGNSGDVAGWQARRDSIKANFDRVLWNTSRNEYRSPGYNGDTDDRGNALAVVAGLAPAPRHRAVTEVLRTHLNASPYMEFYVLEALYLMGAATVAEERMRNRFAAQVADPACHTLWEVWEKSAGTDNHAWNGGPLYALSAYAAGVRPTKPGWTTYEVVPQTGTLAKINTVVPTVKGDIRFGITRDGTKATLTLTSPSGTTARVGVPTYGGSQPVITAGATTVYTNGAATGSVSGLAYDGKDASYVYFTVQPGAWTFTATGTGRLDDLALGRPVTSNNSLENGDWGRSRLTDGRLTSVTGAKGYTSNDFPSADVSANPVWVEIDLGADTDLDAVRLFPRTDTPAAGGGTAGFPVDFTIQTRPDGAGTYTTVRTVTGQPNPGGLVQTYGFRTTTARYVRLQATRLGSPASDESAKYRLQLAELTVPTAATTVTADYTFENGDWGKTRILDGTTTSVTGAKGFTSIDFPAADVSRTPVWIEIDLGADRAIGSVTLCPRTDTGGAGGGTAGFPADFTLQTRADGATSYTTARTVTGQPNPNGAAQTYTLTSATGRYLRLRTTKLGTPASDENTKYRLQLAEILVR, translated from the coding sequence ATGCCCCTTCTCACCCGCCGGTCCGCCCTGCGCTCGGCCATAGCCGTGGCCCTCGCTCCCACCCTGGGCTCCCTGACGCTGCCGCGCCTCGCGCCCGAGGCGGCCGCCGCTGTCTCGTGGACGGCGAAGTGGATCTGGGCGCCGTCCAGTTCGGCGAACCAGTGGGTGGCCTTCCGCAGATCGTTCACCCTCGGCTCCGCGCCCTCGAAGGCCGTGACCCAGATCGCGGCCGACTCGAAGTACTGGCTGTGGGTGAACGGCACCCTGGTGGTCTTCGAGGGCGGACTCAAGCGAGGCCCGAACCGTACGGACACCTACTACGACGAGATCGACCTCGCCCCCTACCTCACCAGCGGCACCAACACGATCGCCCTGCTGGTCTGGTACTTCGGCAAGCAGGGCTTCTCGCACAACAGCAGCGGCAAGGGCGGTCTGCTGTTCCAGTCCGACATCACCACCGGCTCGACGACCACCCGGCTGGTCAGCGACACCAGCTGGAAGCACACCGTCCACCCGGGCTACTCGAACAACACCAGCGGTACGCAGGTGAACTTCCGGCTGCCCGAGTCCAACATCTTCTACGACGCCCGAGCCGCCGCCGTCGTGTCGGGCTGGCGGTCACCCGGCTTCAACGACGGCGGCTGGACGGCGCCGACCGACTTCGGTGCCGCCGGTGCTGCGCCCTGGAACAACCTCGTCCAGCGACCCATCCCGCAGTTCCGCTACTCCGGTCTGAAGTCCTACGCCAACGCCTCCTCGCTCCCGTCCACCGGACAGGGCGCCACCGCGATCTCGGCCACCTTGCCGTCCAACCTCCAGGTCACGCCGTTCCTGAAGGTGGACGCCCCGGCGGGTGCGGTGATCGGCATCCAGACTGACCACTACGACGACGGCGCGGGCCTGACCGGGATCGAGCCGGGGACTCAGTACAACGTGCGCGCCACCTACGTCTGCACCGGTGGGGTGCAGGAGTTCGAGCCCCTGGCGTGGATGAGCGGCACGGCGGTGCGGTACACCATCCCGGCGGGCGTGACGATCCTGGAGCTGAAGTACCGGGAGTCCGGCTACGACACCGACTTCGCGGGCTCGTTCAGCAGCAGTGACGCCTTCCTGGACACCCTGTGGACCAAGGCGGCCCGCACGATGTACGTCAACATGCGGGACAACTACATGGACTGCCCGACCCGCGAACGGGCCCAGTGGTGGGGCGACGTGGTCAACCAGCTCAAGGAAGGCTTCTACACCTTCGACACCCGCTCCCACGCACTCGGCAAGAAGGCCATCGCCCAGCTCGCCGCCTGGCAGAAGGACAGCGGGGCGCTGTACTCCCCGGTCCCGACGACGATCTGGACCGCCGAACTGCCCGTGCAGATGCTCGCCTCGGTGTGGTCGTTCTGGACGTACTACGTCTACACCGGCGACGCGAGCGCCGTCACCGGCGCCTACCCGGCGGTGAAGAAGTACCTGAACCTGTGGAGTCTGGACGCCGACGGCCTGGTCAACCACCGCGCGGGGGACTGGGACTGGGAGGACTGGGGCAGCAACATCGACGCCCGCGCCCTGGACAACTGCTGGTACTACCTGGCCCTGGACACCGCCGCCAAGCTCGCCGACCTCAGCGGCAACAGCGGGGACGTGGCCGGATGGCAGGCCCGGCGCGACAGCATCAAGGCCAACTTCGACCGCGTGCTGTGGAACACGTCCAGGAACGAGTACCGCTCACCCGGCTACAACGGCGACACCGACGACCGCGGCAACGCCCTCGCGGTGGTCGCCGGGCTCGCCCCCGCCCCCCGCCACCGGGCGGTCACCGAGGTGCTGCGCACCCACCTCAACGCCAGCCCGTACATGGAGTTCTACGTCCTGGAGGCGCTGTACCTGATGGGCGCGGCCACCGTGGCCGAGGAGCGGATGCGCAACCGCTTCGCCGCTCAGGTCGCCGACCCCGCCTGCCACACCCTGTGGGAAGTGTGGGAGAAGTCCGCGGGCACCGACAACCACGCCTGGAACGGCGGCCCGCTGTACGCGCTGTCCGCCTACGCCGCCGGGGTGCGTCCCACCAAGCCCGGCTGGACGACGTACGAGGTCGTCCCGCAGACCGGCACCCTCGCGAAGATCAACACTGTCGTGCCCACCGTCAAGGGCGACATCCGCTTCGGCATCACCCGCGACGGCACCAAGGCCACCCTCACGCTCACCTCCCCGAGCGGGACGACGGCCCGGGTCGGCGTGCCCACCTACGGCGGCTCACAGCCGGTCATCACCGCGGGCGCCACCACCGTCTACACCAACGGCGCCGCCACCGGCAGCGTGAGCGGTCTGGCCTACGACGGCAAGGACGCGTCCTACGTCTACTTCACCGTGCAGCCGGGCGCCTGGACCTTCACGGCCACCGGAACAGGCCGCCTCGACGACCTCGCCCTGGGCCGGCCAGTCACCAGCAACAACAGCCTGGAGAACGGCGACTGGGGCAGGAGCAGGCTCACCGACGGCCGGCTCACGAGCGTGACCGGCGCCAAGGGCTACACCAGCAACGACTTCCCCTCCGCCGACGTGTCCGCGAATCCGGTCTGGGTCGAGATCGACCTCGGGGCCGACACCGACCTGGACGCCGTACGCCTCTTCCCGCGCACCGACACCCCGGCGGCGGGCGGCGGCACCGCGGGCTTCCCGGTCGACTTCACCATCCAGACCCGCCCCGACGGCGCCGGCACCTACACCACCGTCCGCACCGTCACGGGCCAGCCGAATCCGGGCGGGCTTGTCCAGACGTACGGCTTCCGGACGACCACCGCGCGCTACGTCCGCCTCCAGGCGACCCGGCTCGGCAGCCCGGCCTCCGACGAGAGCGCCAAGTACCGCCTCCAGCTCGCCGAACTCACCGTCCCCACCGCCGCGACCACCGTCACGGCCGACTACACCTTCGAGAACGGCGACTGGGGCAAGACGCGGATCCTGGACGGCACCACCACCAGCGTGACCGGCGCCAAGGGCTTCACCAGCATCGACTTCCCCGCCGCCGACGTCAGTCGCACACCCGTCTGGATCGAGATCGACCTCGGCGCCGACCGGGCGATCGGCTCCGTCACCCTCTGCCCGCGCACGGACACGGGCGGGGCCGGTGGCGGCACGGCGGGCTTCCCGGCCGACTTCACGCTCCAGACCCGGGCCGACGGCGCCACGTCGTACACCACCGCCCGCACGGTCACCGGCCAGCCCAACCCGAACGGAGCCGCCCAGACCTACACGCTCACCTCCGCCACCGGCCGCTACCTGCGCCTGCGGACCACCAAGCTGGGCACACCCGCCTCCGACGAGAACACCAAGTACCGCCTCCAACTCGCCGAGATCCTCGTCAGGTAG
- a CDS encoding cyclophilin-like fold protein: MTIRFTVDGHRVDATLNDSATARDFAALLPLTLNLSDFHRTEKIADLPRRLSTSGAPDAAEAKPGDLAYYAPWGNLALFYRGSGSSDAGLIILGRVHGDTERLATATQVTIEAAS, encoded by the coding sequence ATGACCATCCGGTTCACCGTCGACGGCCACCGGGTCGATGCCACGCTCAACGACAGCGCCACGGCCCGCGACTTCGCCGCCCTGCTCCCGCTCACCCTGAACCTGAGCGACTTCCACCGGACGGAGAAGATCGCTGACCTCCCGCGTCGGCTGTCCACCTCCGGCGCCCCGGACGCCGCCGAAGCCAAGCCCGGTGACCTGGCGTATTACGCGCCCTGGGGCAACCTGGCCCTCTTCTACCGAGGCAGCGGCTCCAGTGACGCCGGCCTGATCATCCTCGGCCGCGTGCACGGCGACACCGAACGCCTCGCCACCGCCACCCAGGTCACCATCGAAGCCGCCTCCTGA
- a CDS encoding glucose 1-dehydrogenase, translating to MNPAYDFTGQVALVTGAGSGMGLATARAFAEAGAAVALTDIDEAALNAAVKELTDAGHRALALTCDVSDEDQVAAAVDRTVETFGRLDMAYNNAGIQIPPSDAADEPAERFDRVNAINLRGVWACMKHELRHMRAQGSGAIVNCSSLGGLVGLPGRASYHASKHGVIGLTTSAALEYAPRGIRVNAVCPGAIDTPMVHDMITKGELDRAEAEANQPINRLGTAEEIAQAVLWLCSPGASFVVGVALPVDGGYVAR from the coding sequence GTGAACCCCGCCTACGACTTCACCGGCCAGGTCGCCCTCGTCACCGGAGCCGGCTCCGGCATGGGCCTGGCGACCGCCCGCGCCTTCGCCGAGGCCGGAGCCGCCGTCGCCCTCACCGACATCGACGAAGCCGCCCTGAACGCAGCCGTCAAGGAACTCACCGACGCCGGCCACCGGGCCCTCGCCCTCACCTGTGACGTCAGCGACGAGGACCAGGTCGCGGCCGCGGTCGACCGCACCGTCGAGACCTTCGGCCGCCTCGACATGGCGTACAACAACGCCGGCATCCAGATCCCGCCCAGCGACGCCGCCGACGAACCCGCCGAACGCTTCGACCGCGTCAACGCCATCAATCTGCGCGGCGTGTGGGCCTGCATGAAGCACGAGCTGCGGCACATGCGCGCCCAGGGCAGCGGCGCCATCGTCAACTGCTCCTCGCTCGGCGGCCTGGTCGGCCTGCCCGGCCGGGCCTCCTACCACGCCTCCAAGCACGGCGTGATCGGCCTGACCACCAGCGCCGCCCTCGAATACGCCCCGCGCGGCATCCGCGTCAACGCCGTCTGCCCCGGCGCCATCGACACCCCCATGGTCCACGACATGATCACCAAGGGCGAACTCGACCGCGCCGAGGCCGAGGCCAACCAGCCCATCAATCGCCTTGGTACGGCTGAGGAGATCGCCCAGGCGGTCCTGTGGCTGTGCAGCCCGGGGGCCAGCTTCGTCGTAGGCGTCGCCCTCCCCGTCGACGGCGGCTACGTCGCCCGATAA
- a CDS encoding SDR family oxidoreductase — translation MTTFALVGAGPGLGLATARRFGSAGHTVALISRNAEKLEALAAELDGDGIQAQGFTADVLDIESLDAALYAAAAALGPIEILQYSPVPRADFMKSVLDTSADDLDAPLSFSVKGPVTAVNAVLPGMRELGRGTLLFVNGGSAVRPHPDRAGTSIAFAAESAYARMLYDTLAPENIHAAQLIIPGAIRPDAEHSSPGVLAQRLYDIHLKRDGFRHYAEPLPD, via the coding sequence ATGACGACCTTCGCCCTCGTCGGCGCCGGCCCCGGCCTCGGACTCGCCACCGCCCGCCGCTTCGGATCCGCCGGACACACCGTCGCCCTGATCTCCCGCAACGCAGAGAAACTGGAGGCACTCGCCGCCGAGTTGGACGGTGACGGCATCCAGGCCCAGGGCTTCACCGCCGACGTCCTGGACATCGAGTCACTGGACGCGGCCCTGTACGCGGCCGCAGCCGCCCTGGGGCCGATCGAGATCCTGCAGTACAGCCCCGTGCCCCGCGCCGACTTCATGAAGTCGGTCCTCGACACCAGCGCCGACGACCTCGACGCGCCCCTGTCCTTCTCCGTCAAGGGCCCGGTCACCGCGGTGAACGCCGTGCTGCCCGGCATGCGCGAACTCGGCCGCGGCACGCTCCTGTTCGTCAACGGCGGCAGCGCCGTGCGCCCCCACCCGGACCGGGCCGGCACCTCGATCGCCTTCGCCGCCGAGAGCGCCTACGCCCGCATGCTGTACGACACCCTCGCCCCCGAGAACATCCACGCGGCCCAGCTGATCATCCCCGGCGCCATCCGCCCCGATGCCGAACACAGCAGCCCCGGGGTGCTGGCCCAGCGCCTGTACGACATCCACCTCAAGCGCGACGGCTTCCGCCACTACGCCGAGCCCCTGCCCGACTGA
- a CDS encoding carboxylesterase/lipase family protein translates to MSQGLGRRGFLGVAGAGVVGGALGAGALAPTDALASPRRDAGARSVVVGTRSGKVRGVERGDGVLVWKGLPYAAPPTGSRRYAPPQPVTSWTGVRDASAYGHAAPQVPLLPGLPETPNQSEDCLYLNVWSPSTKGKRPVIVWVHGGGFLAGTGNDPTFDGGNYAQRDCVVVTFNYRLGAFGSLYQPDRYGSGNLRLLDQMAALRWVRDNIAAFGGDPCAVTVMGESAGAMSIGALLGTSRARGLFHRAIIQSGGPRPCHTTEFASATREAVLRSLKTTDTSRLTTVSTGELLDASVQAANDPQLLEPYGHVIDGQVLPQHPLGAVDGDVDLLIGTCNMEAEPFMGSPVFSGRFETLARQATGERAWDRLLKVYDDTALPGHTTLNDVLSGWFVVMPSVWLAEYAHRAGARVWQYTFDYAEAGPFGPTHGSDVQYTFGNWGQGDFTGAAPADLPTARALSAKMIDSFTSFAHHGTPSTRALPDWPAFTPRDRACLSFDVEPRLVRDRLADARREAWDGVDPFTVC, encoded by the coding sequence TTGAGTCAGGGTCTCGGACGTAGAGGGTTTCTGGGAGTCGCGGGCGCGGGCGTTGTCGGCGGGGCGCTCGGGGCCGGGGCCTTGGCCCCCACCGACGCCCTGGCGAGTCCCCGCCGCGACGCGGGCGCCCGGTCGGTCGTCGTCGGCACCCGATCGGGCAAGGTGCGCGGCGTCGAGCGCGGCGACGGCGTGCTGGTCTGGAAGGGGCTGCCCTACGCCGCCCCGCCGACCGGCTCCCGGCGCTACGCCCCGCCGCAGCCGGTGACGTCGTGGACGGGCGTGCGGGATGCGTCCGCGTACGGCCATGCCGCACCGCAGGTGCCACTGCTGCCCGGCCTGCCGGAGACCCCGAACCAGAGCGAGGACTGTCTGTACCTCAACGTCTGGTCCCCCTCCACCAAGGGGAAGCGGCCGGTGATCGTGTGGGTCCACGGCGGCGGGTTCCTCGCCGGGACGGGCAACGACCCGACCTTCGACGGCGGGAACTATGCCCAGCGCGACTGTGTCGTCGTCACGTTCAACTACCGGCTGGGCGCCTTCGGCAGCCTCTACCAGCCGGACCGTTACGGTTCCGGGAACCTGCGGCTGCTGGACCAGATGGCCGCACTGCGCTGGGTCCGCGACAACATCGCCGCCTTCGGCGGTGACCCGTGCGCCGTCACGGTCATGGGCGAGTCGGCGGGCGCCATGTCCATCGGCGCGCTGCTCGGCACCTCCCGGGCGCGCGGACTGTTCCACCGCGCCATCATCCAGAGCGGCGGCCCGCGCCCCTGCCACACCACCGAGTTCGCCTCCGCCACTCGGGAGGCGGTCCTGCGCTCCCTCAAGACCACGGACACCTCGCGCCTGACGACGGTGTCGACCGGGGAACTGCTCGACGCCTCGGTGCAGGCCGCGAACGACCCCCAGCTGCTGGAGCCGTACGGCCACGTCATCGACGGGCAGGTGCTGCCGCAGCACCCGCTGGGAGCCGTGGACGGAGACGTCGATCTGCTGATCGGCACCTGCAACATGGAGGCCGAGCCGTTCATGGGCTCGCCCGTCTTCTCCGGCCGTTTCGAGACCCTGGCCCGCCAGGCGACGGGCGAGCGCGCCTGGGACCGGCTCCTGAAGGTCTACGACGACACCGCCCTGCCCGGGCACACGACCCTCAACGACGTGCTCAGCGGCTGGTTCGTCGTGATGCCCTCGGTCTGGCTGGCCGAGTACGCCCACCGGGCCGGCGCCCGGGTGTGGCAGTACACCTTCGACTATGCCGAAGCCGGCCCGTTCGGGCCCACGCACGGCAGCGACGTCCAGTACACCTTCGGCAACTGGGGCCAGGGCGACTTCACCGGTGCCGCGCCGGCCGACCTCCCGACGGCACGGGCCCTGTCCGCGAAGATGATCGACTCCTTCACCTCGTTCGCCCACCACGGGACTCCTTCGACCCGGGCGCTGCCGGACTGGCCGGCCTTCACCCCTCGCGACCGGGCGTGCCTGTCGTTCGACGTGGAGCCGCGTCTGGTGCGCGACCGGCTCGCCGACGCGCGGCGCGAGGCGTGGGACGGAGTCGATCCCTTCACCGTCTGCTGA
- a CDS encoding helix-turn-helix domain-containing protein yields MLGCMTSNVPLNELGEFLKKRRAELSPRTVGLPDNGSPRRVAGLRREEVAQLAGISTDYYTRLEQGRMQASAPVLDVLARVLHLDDDERGYLFQLAGKTTTRGRSRGRQKVQPQLQRVLDDLTATPAIVQGRRGDILAWNALAAALVTDFSRLPEKHRNYPRISFTDPAMRTLYADWETSARLAVAQLRMEAARYPEDPRLIELVGQLSLRDKQFAQWWGDHKVAARTVGTKTLNHPVVGELVLDWDTLTANTDPDQNLTVWTAEPGSPTHERLRILASWAADQNLPASPPLT; encoded by the coding sequence ATGCTCGGCTGCATGACCAGCAACGTTCCCCTCAACGAGCTGGGAGAATTCCTCAAGAAGCGCCGCGCCGAGCTGAGCCCGCGCACTGTCGGCCTGCCCGACAACGGCAGTCCCCGCCGGGTCGCCGGGCTGCGCCGCGAAGAGGTCGCCCAGCTCGCCGGCATCAGCACCGACTACTACACGCGTCTCGAACAGGGCCGTATGCAGGCGTCCGCGCCCGTGCTGGACGTCCTCGCCCGGGTGCTCCATCTCGACGACGACGAACGCGGCTACCTCTTCCAGCTGGCCGGCAAGACCACCACCCGCGGCCGCAGCCGGGGACGGCAGAAGGTCCAGCCGCAACTGCAACGGGTGCTGGACGACCTCACCGCCACCCCCGCCATCGTGCAGGGCCGCCGCGGGGACATCCTGGCCTGGAACGCGCTCGCGGCCGCGCTGGTCACCGACTTCTCCCGCCTCCCGGAAAAGCACCGCAACTACCCGCGGATCAGCTTCACCGATCCGGCCATGCGCACCCTGTACGCCGACTGGGAGACCTCCGCGCGGCTCGCCGTGGCGCAGCTGCGGATGGAGGCGGCGAGGTATCCCGAAGACCCTCGCCTGATCGAGCTGGTCGGCCAACTGTCGCTGCGTGACAAGCAGTTCGCCCAGTGGTGGGGCGACCACAAGGTCGCCGCCCGGACCGTGGGCACCAAGACCCTCAACCACCCGGTCGTCGGCGAACTCGTCCTGGACTGGGACACCCTCACCGCCAACACCGACCCCGACCAGAACCTCACGGTCTGGACCGCCGAGCCCGGCTCCCCCACCCACGAGCGGCTGCGCATCCTCGCCTCCTGGGCCGCCGACCAGAACCTGCCGGCCTCCCCACCTCTCACCTGA
- a CDS encoding XdhC/CoxI family protein, translated as MLNIADALHRWCREERPFALATIVGVTGSAPLPIGTSVAVDEDGNAVGSISGGCVEGAVYELCRQVLHDQGPAQRAWFGYSDDDAFAVGLTCGGELDVLVQRIDPAAQPHLGAALAEAVEGRPAAVAQVVDGPGGLLGATLSVLGDSWIADRTLGDGPTGRAVADRATAQLRTGRTALVSLGGHADTCPEKLSLLVHAAATRPRMLIFGAIDFAAALAQAGRFLGYHVTVCDARPVFATAARFPYADEAVVDWPHRYLAQTAVDGRTAICVLTHDAKFDIPLLQLALDLPVGYIGAMGSRRTHDERLRRLREVGVTDGQLDRLHSPIGLDLGARTPEETAISITAEIIAHASQSTGLPLTRVTGPIHRVSGAASKNPRKGIDALLRQAPGFPLQRRY; from the coding sequence ATGCTGAACATCGCGGACGCACTGCACCGCTGGTGCCGCGAGGAACGCCCCTTCGCCCTGGCCACCATCGTCGGCGTCACCGGCAGTGCACCCCTGCCCATCGGTACGTCGGTGGCGGTGGACGAGGACGGCAACGCGGTCGGCAGCATCTCCGGCGGCTGCGTCGAGGGCGCGGTGTACGAGCTGTGCCGACAGGTGCTGCACGACCAAGGCCCTGCCCAGCGGGCCTGGTTCGGCTACTCCGACGACGACGCCTTCGCCGTGGGACTGACCTGCGGCGGCGAACTCGATGTCCTCGTCCAGCGCATCGACCCCGCCGCCCAGCCGCATCTCGGCGCGGCGCTCGCCGAGGCGGTCGAGGGCCGGCCCGCCGCCGTCGCCCAGGTCGTGGACGGGCCCGGGGGATTGCTCGGCGCCACTTTGAGCGTGCTCGGCGACAGCTGGATCGCCGACCGCACGCTCGGCGACGGGCCGACCGGCCGGGCGGTCGCGGACCGGGCCACCGCCCAGCTGCGCACCGGACGCACCGCGCTCGTCTCCCTCGGCGGACACGCCGACACCTGCCCCGAGAAGCTCTCCCTCCTCGTCCACGCGGCCGCCACCCGCCCCCGCATGCTCATCTTCGGCGCCATCGACTTCGCCGCCGCCCTCGCCCAGGCCGGCCGGTTCCTGGGCTACCACGTCACCGTGTGCGACGCCCGCCCCGTCTTCGCCACCGCCGCCCGCTTCCCGTACGCCGACGAGGCGGTCGTCGACTGGCCCCACCGCTACCTGGCCCAGACGGCCGTGGACGGCCGGACCGCCATCTGCGTCCTCACCCACGACGCCAAGTTCGACATCCCCCTGCTCCAGCTCGCCCTCGACCTGCCCGTCGGCTACATCGGCGCCATGGGCTCCCGCCGCACCCACGACGAACGCCTGCGTCGCCTGCGTGAAGTCGGGGTCACCGACGGGCAGTTGGACCGGCTGCACTCCCCGATCGGCCTCGACCTCGGTGCCCGCACCCCCGAGGAGACGGCCATCTCCATCACCGCCGAGATCATCGCCCACGCCAGCCAGAGCACGGGTCTCCCCCTGACCCGGGTCACCGGCCCGATCCATCGCGTTTCCGGGGCCGCTTCGAAGAACCCCCGCAAGGGGATTGACGCCCTGTTGCGCCAGGCTCCAGGATTCCCGCTGCAAAGAAGATATTGA
- a CDS encoding diacylglycerol kinase family protein, with the protein MTVDLSRWDYRGQRWAARAALAAAGLAVLVPLAYGGLGGVLLLVAGAAGLGLSAVAVWWTLTLRGPVRWAAAVLALAVPAAVVALFAATLFWALLASVALWAVAVWSGRYALRGTGSPRVRVMRERKAPPPQRPYLIMNPRSGGGKVVRFALQEKAERLGARVILLDPDQHQDVTALARKAVADGADLLGVAGGDGTQALVAAVAAAYDIPFLVISAGTRNHFAMDLGLDREDPSTCLDALTDGVELRVDLGFAGGRPFVNNASFGAYAAIVQSPGYRDDKIGTSLELLPDLLTRQQGPRLTARAAGTTLDAPHAVLVSNNPYRTDDPFGLGRRDRLDAAVLGVLGLRVDSAAEAAGLLLDPAPGGLTILTAPDVIIEADRAEIEAGIDGEALVLPAPVHCRITPGALRVRVPRKRPGVPQPAPRLDWRRLRKLAATVGRTAVHHRSRRDQDR; encoded by the coding sequence ATGACCGTGGACTTGAGCAGGTGGGATTACCGAGGCCAGCGGTGGGCGGCCAGGGCGGCACTGGCCGCGGCGGGGCTCGCGGTGCTCGTGCCGCTCGCCTACGGCGGTCTCGGCGGCGTCCTGCTGCTCGTGGCCGGGGCCGCGGGTCTGGGCCTCAGCGCGGTCGCGGTGTGGTGGACGCTGACCCTGCGCGGACCGGTGCGCTGGGCCGCCGCCGTCCTGGCCCTGGCGGTACCGGCCGCCGTAGTGGCCCTGTTCGCGGCCACCCTCTTCTGGGCGCTGCTGGCATCCGTGGCGCTGTGGGCGGTGGCCGTGTGGAGCGGCCGGTACGCGCTGCGGGGCACGGGCAGCCCTCGGGTGCGGGTGATGCGGGAGCGGAAGGCACCGCCGCCGCAGCGGCCGTATCTGATCATGAACCCGCGCTCGGGCGGCGGGAAGGTGGTCCGCTTCGCGCTCCAGGAGAAGGCGGAGCGCCTCGGCGCCCGCGTCATCCTGCTCGACCCGGACCAGCACCAGGACGTCACCGCCCTGGCCCGCAAGGCCGTGGCGGACGGCGCCGACCTGCTGGGCGTCGCGGGCGGTGACGGCACCCAGGCGCTGGTCGCGGCCGTCGCCGCCGCGTACGACATCCCGTTCCTGGTGATCAGCGCCGGCACCCGCAACCACTTCGCCATGGACCTGGGCCTCGACCGCGAGGACCCCTCCACCTGCCTGGACGCCCTCACCGACGGCGTGGAACTCCGCGTCGACCTCGGCTTCGCGGGCGGCCGGCCCTTCGTCAACAACGCCTCCTTCGGGGCGTACGCGGCCATCGTGCAGAGCCCCGGCTACCGCGACGACAAGATCGGCACCAGCCTGGAGCTGCTGCCCGACCTGCTCACCCGCCAGCAGGGCCCGCGGCTGACCGCCCGTGCGGCGGGCACCACGCTCGACGCTCCGCATGCCGTGCTGGTCAGCAACAACCCCTACCGCACGGACGATCCGTTCGGGCTCGGCCGCCGCGACCGTCTCGACGCGGCCGTCCTCGGCGTCCTCGGCCTCAGGGTGGACAGCGCGGCCGAGGCCGCCGGACTGCTCCTCGACCCCGCGCCGGGCGGCCTCACCATCCTCACCGCGCCCGACGTGATCATCGAGGCCGACCGCGCGGAGATCGAGGCCGGCATCGACGGCGAGGCGCTCGTCCTGCCCGCCCCCGTCCACTGCCGCATCACACCCGGCGCCCTACGCGTCCGCGTCCCCCGCAAACGCCCCGGCGTCCCACAGCCCGCTCCCCGCCTCGACTGGCGCAGGCTGCGCAAACTGGCGGCGACGGTGGGGCGTACGGCGGTGCACCACCGGAGCCGGCGTGACCAGGATCGCTAG